The stretch of DNA GGCGATCCCGATCCGCGTCGCCTGATGGTCGGCAAGGAGCTGCAGGTTCCCGCGAAGTAAGGCGATAGTCTGGATGTTGAAGACCGGTCCGGGGTTTCCCGGGCCGGTTTTTCCACTTATAGGGATATACCACCGCGCCGGCTGCCTATGAGCGGGAAGGGACTATCAAACGTTGGGGCCAAGATGACCATTGCACCTTCATACCTCCCGGCGGAGCATCCTCCGGTCAAATTCGGCAAGGTCGGAGTCCTTCTCGTCAATCTCGGCACGCCCGACGGCACCGACTACACGTCGATGCGGCGCTATCTGCGCGAATTCCTGACCGACAGGCGCGTCATCGAATGGTCACCGTTGAAATGGTACCCGATCCTCTTCGGCATCGTCCTGAACACCCGCCCGCAGAAGGTCGGCAAGGCCTACGAGACAATCTGGAACAAGGATAAGAACGAGAGCTATCTGCGCACCTATACGCGCAACCAGTCCGATCTCATGGCCGCGCGTCTGAAGGACCTGCCGAATGTAAAGGTAGACTGGGCTATGCGTTACGGCACGCCCTCGATCGCTTCGCGCATCAACGCACTGAAAGAGGAAGGCTGCGACCGCATCGTTCTTTTCCCGCTCTATCCGCAATATGCGGCAGCGACGACCGCCACGGTCAACGACAAGGCATTCCAGCATCTCTTGAAGATGCGCTGGCAGCCGGCATTGCGCACGGTGCCTAACTATCACGACGACGAAACCTATATCGAAGCGCTCGCCAATTCGGTGACAAAGCATCTTGCGGGGCTCGACTGGGAACCGGAGGTGATCCTCGCCTCGTTTCACGGCATCCCGCTCTCCTATTCCGAGCAGGGCGATCCCTACTTCTTCCAATGCCAGAAGACAGGCCACTTGCTTCGCGAAACGCTCGGCCTTGCGAAGGAGAAGTTCATGATAACCTTCCAGTCCCGCTTCGGGCCGGAAGAATGGCTGCAGCCCTATACCGACAAGACCGTCGAAAAGCTGGCACAAGACGGCGTCAGACGCATCGCCGTTCTCAATCCCGGTTTCGTCTCCGACTGCCTGGAAACACTGGAAGAGATTGCCGAGCAGGCGGCCCATTCCTTTCATGAAAACGGAGGCGAGAAGTTTGCGCATATTCCGTGCCTCAACGACAGTGAGGACGGGATGCGCGTGCTGGAAAAGGTCGTGCGCCGCGAACTACTGGGTTGGGTCTAAGACGGACGTCTGCTGCCAGCCGCGCCCCGGTCTTCGGGCTGCTGTTTAAAACCTTGGCGTGCGCTTGTGAATATCCCGCTCGTTGAATAGGATCGCCGCGATGATAGGCGATGAAGGAGAGAGTGATGATTTTAGGCGGGTTCGATATCGTCGTTATTGCTCTCGTCGTCTTCGTCATCCTTGTGCTTTTTGCAGGCATCAAGACGGTGCCGCAGGGCTATCGCTATACGATCGAGCGCTTCGGCCGCTATACGCGCACACTGGAGCCCGGCCTCAACATCATCACGCCCTTCATCGAGCGCATTGGCGCCCGCATGAATGTGATGGAGCAGGTGCTCGACGTACCCACCCAGGAAGTCATCACCCGGGACAACGCCTCGGTCGCCGCCGATGCCGTCGCCTTCTATCAGGTCCTGAATGCCGCGCAGGCAGCCTATCAGGTCTCCAATCTCGAAAACGCCGTTCTTAACCTGACGATGACCAATATCCGTTCCGTCATGGGCTCTATGGACCTCGACGAGCTCCTGTCCAACCGCGATGCGATCAATGACCGGCTGCTGCGGGTTGTCGATGATGCCGTGCAGCCGTGGGGCATCAAGGTCACCCGTATCGAGATCAAGGACATCCGTCCGCCGACCGATCTCGTCGACGCCATGGCGCGGCAGATGAAGGCCGAGCGTGAGAAGCGTGCCCAAATTCTGGAAGCCGAAGGTTCGCGCAACGCTCAGATCCTTCGCGCCGAAGGTGCCAAGCAATCGGCAATCCTGGAGGCAGAAGGCCAGCGCGAGGCAGCGTTCCGCGAAGCGGAAGCCCGAGAGCGTCTGGCCGAGGCCGAAGCCAAGGCGACAAAGATGGTCTCCGAGGCGATCGCCGCCGGCGACGTGCAGGCGATCAACTATTTCGTCGCGCAGAAATATACAGAGGCGCTGTCTGCCATCGGAACGGCCGGCAATTCCAAGATTGTCCTGATGCCGATGGAGGCCTCATCCATTATCGGCTCGCTGAGCGGTATCGGTGCAATCGCTAAGGAGGTCTTCGGCGACGGCAATAGTCCGCCCTCCCCGCCGCGGCCGCGTCAAGTGCCGCCGCGCACGACCCCGCCGGTCAATCCCTTCAACCAGGCCCCGGAGCGCTGACGAATGCTGACACGCGTCGTTGCCGAACTGGGACCATGGACCTGGTGGATTGTGGGCCTGGCGCTGCTTGCCGCCGAAATGATGGTGCCGGGCTTTTTCCTCGTCTGGATCGGTCTTGCCGCGCTCGCCGTCGGCGTTCTGTCGCTGCTGCTTTGGAATGCCGCTTTCTGGATCTGGGAAACGCAGCTCATCCTTTTTGCCATCCTGGCCGTTGCTGCGACATTCCTTGGCCGCCGGCTGACGCTTCGCCATGATGCGACCGACGAACCCTTCCTCAATCAGCGGGGCGCAAGTCTCGTCGGCCGGACGGCAACGCTCTTAGAACCGATCGCCGAAGGCCGCGGCCGCATTCGCATCGATGATACGATCTGGCGGGTGACAGGCCCGAACCTCCCCATCGGAACGCAGGTGAAGGTGGTCGCAAGCAACGGGCGCGACCTGACGGTCGAGCCGCTCTGATCAGGCGACGCCGATCCGCAAGAGATCGTGAAAATGCACCAGGCCGGCCGGCTTGTTATCGTCATCGATGACGATCAGTGCGCCGATTTGATACTGCTCCAGCAATGCCAGCGCGCTTGTCGCAAGCGCCGTCGGCCTGACCGTCTTCGGCGTGCGCGTCATGACGTCGTCGACGCAAAGCTCGGACAGGTTGCGCGTCAAGTTACGGGCAATGTCACCTTCGGTAACGATGCCGCAGAGCCGCCCGTCCTCGTCCAGAACGCCGACGCAGCCGAAATGCTTGCGCGACAGCACGCGGATCGCCTCCGGCATCGGTGTCCCCTTCGCCACCAGCGGGACGCGGTCGCCGGTATGCATGACGTCGCCGACATGCATCAGGCTGGCGCCGAGCTTTCCGCCTGGATGGAAGACATGGAAATCCCGCGCCGTGAAGCCGCGCGCTTCAAGCAGCGCGATCGCGAGCGCATCCCCGAGGGCGAGCTGCATCAATGTCGATGTCGTTGGCGCAAGGCCGTTCGGGCATGCTTCCTGTTCGTTCGGGATCAGCAGTACGATGTCGGATGCCGTCGCCAGCGACGAGTGTTCGCTGCACGTGAGCGCGACCAGGGGGATGGAAAACCGGCGCGTATAGGCAATGATGCTGCGCAGTTCCGCGCTTTCGCCGCCCTTGGATATGGCGAGCACAAGATCGTCGCTCGCGATCATCCCAAGGTCGCCGTGATTGGCTTCCGCAGCGTGAACGAAAAACGCAGGCGTGCCCGTCGAAGCAAAGGTAGCAGCCAGTTTCGTTCCGATGTGTCCACTTTTGCCGACACCCGTTACGATGACACGACCGCTGATACTGCCGATCGTCTCCACAGCTTGAGAAAACGGCTCCCACAGACCGTCGCTCAAGGCGCGCTCCAGCGCTTCCAGTCCGCGTCTCTCCGTCTCGATCGTCCGCTTGGCGGATTCGAGCACACCGTTCTCAACAAGTTTGACTGCTTTTCTCATGGTCCTGCGTTAGCGCTTTTCATTTGAGGTGTCTACCCACGTTGCTTTGCAACCTGTGAACAGAGCCTCGCGGCGCAACGAATGATTAACCACGAGGCTTTACGTTCGGGTAACGAATTGAAGCATGCCACGCGCGGAATCCGGATGGCCAAGGAAAGAGAGACGAGCAGTTTGACGCCGCTCTGCGCGGCGCGCTTTGCCGTGTCTTCTATCGCTTGCTTCGCTTTGTTTCTTCCACCTCACCCTGGTTTTGCTCAGTCCGCGCAAAACAGCACCGGCAGCGGCACATCCGGCTATTCGTCTGCATCTAGCGCGCAGTCCTACAGCAGTTCGCCGAATGCACAGCAGTTGCCCGCCAATGGCGCAGCCGACGGTAGCGATATCGCAAATCCCTCAGCCGATGGAATGAGCGGCACACCGCCCAGCTCAAACCAACAAGCCGGAACAACGATGGCAACCGGGACGACTGATCAGGATCCGTCCGGCGAGACGACCGGCTCCATTCTCGATGAGGACATTCGTCGCCTGAATACCCGCGAACCGGCAATCGATGACAGAAGGGCGCCACGCAAGCCGGAGGAAAACCTCTCAGGTCAGGAGACGCCGGGCATCCGCATCGGCACCTTCGTGCTGCGCCCTTCCGTTACCCAGTCGATCAACACCGAAACGACGAAGGACGGAGAGACAAAGGAGACGCGCGCTTTCCTCCAAACCGACGCCCACGCAACGCTTGCTTCCGACTGGGCGCTCCATCAACTGATCGTCACGAGTGAGGGCACTTGGCAGCGCAATGTCAGCGGTACCGGCGAAGAACAGCCCGCCTTCGACATCGACGGGGACCTTCGACTCGACCTGCCGGACGATACGGTCGCTTATATCAAGGGCGGATACCGGTTTTATCGGGAAGATACCGACGATCCTGACGCAATCGCCGATGCCGAGCAGCAATCGGATGTGCAGGAGTTCTCAGCCGGCGCATCCATCGAGCGCGGGTTCGGCATCCTGCGCGGTACCGCGGCACTCGATCTGACCCGGACCATCTACTCCGACGCCGTGCTTTCGAACGGCACGAGGATCTCGCTCAGCGACCGCGACCAGACGTCCGGCACATTTCGGACCCGTGTCGGCTATGAGCTTTCGCCGGCCCTCATTCCCTTCGTCGAGGCCTCGGTCGGTAAGACTGTCTACGACGAAACCCGGGATTCGGCGGGTTTTGCGCGCTCCGGCAACAGCTACGGCGCCAAAGCTGGCGTCGAGGTCGATCTGGGAGAAAAGTTGAAGGGTGAAGTCGGTCTCGGCTACGAAACCGCAACCTTTGACGATAGCCGCCTCGAACCGATCGATACCGCAACCGTCGATGCAAACCTCCTCTGGTCGCCGCTGCGTGGAACCGACGTTCGTTTTGATCTATCGACCAGCATCCAACCCTCAACGACAGCTGGTCAGAGCGGCTATATCTCGCACGAACTGACAACGGCGGTCACGCATCAGCTGCGCGACAATCTCCAGGCAACGGTGCTGGGTGGGGTGACTTTGCGGGACTATCCGTCCGGCGGCAGCAGCGACGAGACGGTCTATACGGCGAGCGGCGGGCTCACCTGGAACATCAACCGCTATCTCGATTTCACCAGCACGCTGGGATACG from Rhizobium sp. 007 encodes:
- a CDS encoding SPFH domain-containing protein; the protein is MILGGFDIVVIALVVFVILVLFAGIKTVPQGYRYTIERFGRYTRTLEPGLNIITPFIERIGARMNVMEQVLDVPTQEVITRDNASVAADAVAFYQVLNAAQAAYQVSNLENAVLNLTMTNIRSVMGSMDLDELLSNRDAINDRLLRVVDDAVQPWGIKVTRIEIKDIRPPTDLVDAMARQMKAEREKRAQILEAEGSRNAQILRAEGAKQSAILEAEGQREAAFREAEARERLAEAEAKATKMVSEAIAAGDVQAINYFVAQKYTEALSAIGTAGNSKIVLMPMEASSIIGSLSGIGAIAKEVFGDGNSPPSPPRPRQVPPRTTPPVNPFNQAPER
- a CDS encoding outer membrane beta-barrel protein, which encodes MAKERETSSLTPLCAARFAVSSIACFALFLPPHPGFAQSAQNSTGSGTSGYSSASSAQSYSSSPNAQQLPANGAADGSDIANPSADGMSGTPPSSNQQAGTTMATGTTDQDPSGETTGSILDEDIRRLNTREPAIDDRRAPRKPEENLSGQETPGIRIGTFVLRPSVTQSINTETTKDGETKETRAFLQTDAHATLASDWALHQLIVTSEGTWQRNVSGTGEEQPAFDIDGDLRLDLPDDTVAYIKGGYRFYREDTDDPDAIADAEQQSDVQEFSAGASIERGFGILRGTAALDLTRTIYSDAVLSNGTRISLSDRDQTSGTFRTRVGYELSPALIPFVEASVGKTVYDETRDSAGFARSGNSYGAKAGVEVDLGEKLKGEVGLGYETATFDDSRLEPIDTATVDANLLWSPLRGTDVRFDLSTSIQPSTTAGQSGYISHELTTAVTHQLRDNLQATVLGGVTLRDYPSGGSSDETVYTASGGLTWNINRYLDFTSTLGYELTTRDVGADSQQWRAGVGLKLKR
- the hemH gene encoding ferrochelatase, encoding MTIAPSYLPAEHPPVKFGKVGVLLVNLGTPDGTDYTSMRRYLREFLTDRRVIEWSPLKWYPILFGIVLNTRPQKVGKAYETIWNKDKNESYLRTYTRNQSDLMAARLKDLPNVKVDWAMRYGTPSIASRINALKEEGCDRIVLFPLYPQYAAATTATVNDKAFQHLLKMRWQPALRTVPNYHDDETYIEALANSVTKHLAGLDWEPEVILASFHGIPLSYSEQGDPYFFQCQKTGHLLRETLGLAKEKFMITFQSRFGPEEWLQPYTDKTVEKLAQDGVRRIAVLNPGFVSDCLETLEEIAEQAAHSFHENGGEKFAHIPCLNDSEDGMRVLEKVVRRELLGWV
- a CDS encoding NfeD family protein, which produces MLTRVVAELGPWTWWIVGLALLAAEMMVPGFFLVWIGLAALAVGVLSLLLWNAAFWIWETQLILFAILAVAATFLGRRLTLRHDATDEPFLNQRGASLVGRTATLLEPIAEGRGRIRIDDTIWRVTGPNLPIGTQVKVVASNGRDLTVEPL
- a CDS encoding KpsF/GutQ family sugar-phosphate isomerase, which gives rise to MRKAVKLVENGVLESAKRTIETERRGLEALERALSDGLWEPFSQAVETIGSISGRVIVTGVGKSGHIGTKLAATFASTGTPAFFVHAAEANHGDLGMIASDDLVLAISKGGESAELRSIIAYTRRFSIPLVALTCSEHSSLATASDIVLLIPNEQEACPNGLAPTTSTLMQLALGDALAIALLEARGFTARDFHVFHPGGKLGASLMHVGDVMHTGDRVPLVAKGTPMPEAIRVLSRKHFGCVGVLDEDGRLCGIVTEGDIARNLTRNLSELCVDDVMTRTPKTVRPTALATSALALLEQYQIGALIVIDDDNKPAGLVHFHDLLRIGVA